One Panicum virgatum strain AP13 chromosome 9K, P.virgatum_v5, whole genome shotgun sequence genomic region harbors:
- the LOC120649235 gene encoding calmodulin-binding receptor-like cytoplasmic kinase 2: protein MAASRRQSTTSSRRSGELPGGAGAHGHRSSFDRGRAPFSPNVHGRQLSSYSARSSQVSSSGSFKAAAQRVAGAFTSCFVPRVPVKTEEEEVKSRGTTECHVSIDSAGSGQECRALTIADLSKATSNFSEKNIIKQGGSSTMYRGKLKDGSQIAVKCVRKLNGQYLTAELWRELETLQNIEHQNLARFLGFFERNNDSLIVLEYVSNGSLREHLDESCGNGLELVQRLSIAIDVAHAITYLHEYKEHPIIHGGIRSSVVLLTDALAAKVTGFGLLGMAASASGSGTGSGSDATPAKGAAGYVDPEYLSTYQLTDKSDVYSFGVLVVELVTGRPPVERSRGGEARLTTKWALQKCRGGEAVVAMDPRMRRSPASVTAVERMLALAAQCVATARKDRPSMRRCTEVLWAIRREYHRREEPRCAGAAVADDRSDEWVLRSQVARKPNRGCSL from the exons ATGGCAGCATCGAGGAGGCAGTCGACCACCAGCAGCAGAAGGAGCGGCGAGCTCCCAGGGGGCGCCGGCGCTCACGGCCACCGGTCTTCGTTCGATCGTGGGCGGGCGCCGTTCTCCCCTAACGTCCACGGCCGGCAGCTCTCTTCCTACAGCGCCCGGTCCTCCCAGGTGAGCAGCAGCGGCTCGttcaaggcggcggcgcagcgggtcGCCGGCGCGTTCACCAGCTGCTTCGTGCCGCGGGTCCCAGTCAAGACCGAGGAAGAGGAGGTGAAGAGCAGAGGCACCACAGAGTGCCATGTCTCCATAGATTCAG CAGGATCAGGGCAAGAATGTAGGGCGCTCACAATTGCTGATTTATCGAAGGCGACCTCAAATTTCAGCGAAAAGAACATAATAAAGCAAGGAGGTTCGAGCACCATGTACAGAGGAAAACTCAAGGATGGGTCTCAGATTGCCGTCAAGTGTGTCAGAAAG TTGAACGGTCAGTATCTAACAGCTGAACTCTGGAGGGAGCTTGAGACTCTTCAGAATATTGAGCATCAGAATCTGGCGAGGTTCCTAGGATTCTTCGAGCGCAACAATGACAGTCTTATTGTCCTCGAGTACGTTAGCAATGGCTCCTTGAGGGAACacttggatg AATCCTGCGGAAATGGTTTAGAACTCGTGCAACGGCTCAGCATCGCCATCGACGTCGCTCATGCCATCACCTACCTGCACGAGTACAAAG AGCATCCGATCATCCATGGAGGCATCCGGTCGTCGGTCGTGCTGCTGACCGACGCGCTGGCGGCGAAGGTGACCGGCTTTGGGCTGCTGGGGAtggcggcctcggcctcgggcTCAGGCACAGGCTCAGGCTCGGACGCGACGCCGGCGAAGGGCGCCGCCGGGTACGTGGACCCGGAGTACCTGAGCACGTACCAGCTGACCGACAAGAGCGACGTCTACTCCTtcggcgtcctcgtcgtcgagctcgtcaccggccggccgcccgtcgagcgcagccgcggcggcgaggcccggCTCACCACCAAATGG GCGCTGCAGAAGTGCCGAGGAGGGGAAGCCGTGGTGGCCATGGACCCCAGGATGCGGCGGAGCCCGGCGTCGGTAACGGCCGTGGAGAGGATGCTGGCGCTGGCAGCGCAGTGCGTCGCGACGGCGAGGAAGGACCGGCCGTCGATGCGGCGGTGCACCGAGGTGCTGTGGGCCATTCGGAGGGAATACCACCGCCGGGAAGAGCCGcgctgcgccggcgccgccgtggcagATGACCGGAGCGACGAGTGGGTGCTCAGGAGTCAGGTAGCTCGTAAGCCAAACAGAGGCTGTAGCCTGTAG